The Syngnathus acus chromosome 3, fSynAcu1.2, whole genome shotgun sequence genome includes a window with the following:
- the golm2 gene encoding protein GOLM2 isoform X1, with the protein MIGFGANRRGGRLPSFILIFLMAIIAILAFNYWTVSSKHGRLLDELVEVQSRVKRTDAARSRLEKRNSELMAQVDTHRKQLDKKDGDYSVMEGKLQARDALAKKCTDEKVKMQGDLSAQMTEIQRLKEQLNDLKQEFMKQEDQLREVKKNRTTLERKLEYESLQCGRQIGQLKSEYEESKKTLEEEAVKLRRNAIDGQKGVVAGRHTEGALGLAEERHTVANRQRDTPDLKDVMGKPGSDAGMPGIEDSEVGKLDEVQFELKKPAITLKRLEAPDAVVGVDAGPGIGAADGPGVPGLSLDQPRLQQDRGEGQAAVIAAPGVINLADKPIVFEDKSDIKADELGEQQRQLRAPDVKAAGERLKGIPLPANPAQVPKPIQPHHKDQVPAGALHHHQSRFFDEIESPVDPQHGSKLADYNGDDGNVGEYEADKQAELAYNEEEDGDGGEEDVQDDDDRDMQGDRAVDYGKRHQAIDIL; encoded by the exons ATGATCGGCTTCGGCGCAAACCGACGAGGAGGCCGCCTCCCGTCCttcatcctcatcttcctcatggCGATCATCGCCATACTAGCGTTCAACTACTGGACCGTATCCAGCAAGCACGGCCGCTTACTGGATGAGTTGGTGGAGGTGCAGTCGCGGGTGAAGCGCACGGACGCGGCGAGGAGCCGATTGGAGAAGCGCAACTCTGAGCTCATGGCGCAGGTGGACACGCACAGAAAGCAGCTGGACAAGAAGGATGGAGACTACAGCGTCATGGAGGGCAAGCTGCAGGCCCGAGACGCGCTCGCCAAAAAGTGCACCGACGAAAAG GTTAAGATGCAGGGTGACCTCTCAGCCCAAATGACCGAAATCCAAAGGCTGAAAG aGCAACTGAATGATTTGAAGCAAGAATTTATGAAACAGGAAGATCAGCTAAGAGAAGTTAAAAAGAATAGAACCACCTTGGAAAGAAAGCTGGAATATGAAAG TTTACAGTGTGGACGTCAGATTGGGCAGTTGAAAAGTGAATATGAAGAATCAAAGAAGACTCTAGAAGAGGAAGCTGTAAAGCTGAGGCGG AATGCAATTGACGGTCAAAAAGGCGTAGTGGCGGGAAGGCATACTGAGGGAGCTCTGGGTCTGGCTGAAGAGCGCCACACAGTGGCAAATCGCCAGCGTGACACTCCAGATTTAAAAG ATGTCATGGGTAAGCCAGGCAGTGATGCTGGCATGCCTGGTATTGAAGACAGTGAGGTGGGAAAACTTGATGAAGTACAATTTG AATTGAAGAAGCCAGCCATCACTCTGAAGCGTCTCGAAGCTCCCGATGCGGTCGTGGGTGTCGACGCTGGACCTGGTATTGGGGCAGCTGATGGCCCAGGGGTACCTGGCTTATCACTCGACCAACCCCGACTCCAGCAGGACAGAGGGGAAGGCCAAGCAGCTGTGATTGCCGCCCCAGGTGTCATCAACTTAGCGGATAAACCAATCGTTTTTGAAGACAAGTCAGATATCAAAGCAGATGAGCTGGGTGAACAGCAAAGACAACTTCGAG CCCCAGATGTCAAAGCAGCAGGTGAACGGTTGAAGGGGATTCCATTGCCTGCCAACCCTGCCCAGGTACCCAAACCCATCCAACCACATCACAAAGACCAAGTTCCAGCAGGGGCACTCCACCATCACCAAA GCCGGTTCTTTGACGAGATCGAGTCCCCAGTAGATCCGCAACATGGCTCTAAGCTAGCGGACTACAATGGGGACGATGGCAATGTGGGTGAGTATGAAGCCGACAAGCAGGCTGAGCTGGCCTAcaatgaggaagaggatggtGATGGTGGGGAGGAAGACGTTCAAG ATGATGACGATCGGGATATGCAAGGGGATCGGGCTGTGGATTATGGAAAGCGACATCAAGCCATCGACATTCTCTGA
- the golm2 gene encoding protein GOLM2 isoform X2, translating into MIGFGANRRGGRLPSFILIFLMAIIAILAFNYWTVSSKHGRLLDELVEVQSRVKRTDAARSRLEKRNSELMAQVDTHRKQLDKKDGDYSVMEGKLQARDALAKKCTDEKVKMQGDLSAQMTEIQRLKEQLNDLKQEFMKQEDQLREVKKNRTTLERKLEYESLQCGRQIGQLKSEYEESKKTLEEEAVKLRRNAIDGQKGVVAGRHTEGALGLAEERHTVANRQRDTPDLKDVMGKPGSDAGMPGIEDSEVGKLDEVQFELKKPAITLKRLEAPDAVVGVDAGPGIGAADGPGVPGLSLDQPRLQQDRGEGQAAVIAAPGVINLADKPIVFEDKSDIKADELGEQQRQLRAPDVKAAGERLKGIPLPANPAQVPKPIQPHHKDQVPAGALHHHQNDDDRDMQGDRAVDYGKRHQAIDIL; encoded by the exons ATGATCGGCTTCGGCGCAAACCGACGAGGAGGCCGCCTCCCGTCCttcatcctcatcttcctcatggCGATCATCGCCATACTAGCGTTCAACTACTGGACCGTATCCAGCAAGCACGGCCGCTTACTGGATGAGTTGGTGGAGGTGCAGTCGCGGGTGAAGCGCACGGACGCGGCGAGGAGCCGATTGGAGAAGCGCAACTCTGAGCTCATGGCGCAGGTGGACACGCACAGAAAGCAGCTGGACAAGAAGGATGGAGACTACAGCGTCATGGAGGGCAAGCTGCAGGCCCGAGACGCGCTCGCCAAAAAGTGCACCGACGAAAAG GTTAAGATGCAGGGTGACCTCTCAGCCCAAATGACCGAAATCCAAAGGCTGAAAG aGCAACTGAATGATTTGAAGCAAGAATTTATGAAACAGGAAGATCAGCTAAGAGAAGTTAAAAAGAATAGAACCACCTTGGAAAGAAAGCTGGAATATGAAAG TTTACAGTGTGGACGTCAGATTGGGCAGTTGAAAAGTGAATATGAAGAATCAAAGAAGACTCTAGAAGAGGAAGCTGTAAAGCTGAGGCGG AATGCAATTGACGGTCAAAAAGGCGTAGTGGCGGGAAGGCATACTGAGGGAGCTCTGGGTCTGGCTGAAGAGCGCCACACAGTGGCAAATCGCCAGCGTGACACTCCAGATTTAAAAG ATGTCATGGGTAAGCCAGGCAGTGATGCTGGCATGCCTGGTATTGAAGACAGTGAGGTGGGAAAACTTGATGAAGTACAATTTG AATTGAAGAAGCCAGCCATCACTCTGAAGCGTCTCGAAGCTCCCGATGCGGTCGTGGGTGTCGACGCTGGACCTGGTATTGGGGCAGCTGATGGCCCAGGGGTACCTGGCTTATCACTCGACCAACCCCGACTCCAGCAGGACAGAGGGGAAGGCCAAGCAGCTGTGATTGCCGCCCCAGGTGTCATCAACTTAGCGGATAAACCAATCGTTTTTGAAGACAAGTCAGATATCAAAGCAGATGAGCTGGGTGAACAGCAAAGACAACTTCGAG CCCCAGATGTCAAAGCAGCAGGTGAACGGTTGAAGGGGATTCCATTGCCTGCCAACCCTGCCCAGGTACCCAAACCCATCCAACCACATCACAAAGACCAAGTTCCAGCAGGGGCACTCCACCATCACCAAA ATGATGACGATCGGGATATGCAAGGGGATCGGGCTGTGGATTATGGAAAGCGACATCAAGCCATCGACATTCTCTGA